CAGCACAACTTATTCGCACTTTGGAATACTTCGCTAAAATCGCTAAGTAGTACAAAAGGCGTCAACATTATAGAGCGGAAACAGAATTATTTGTTTCCGCTCTTTATAAATGTAAGTGTTATTCCTTAAATTCCTAATTATTAAAAATTAAATTATGGGTGTGGAGGAACGAGAGATGAATAAGAAGAGTGTACGCGACGTTGAGGTAACTGGAAAACGGGTATTTGTTCGTGTGGATTTCAATGTGCCCCTCGAAGATGGTAAAATTACAGATGACAAACGTATTCGCGAAACATTGCCAACGATTAATTACTTGGTAGAACGCGGAGCAAAAGTTATTCTTGCAAGTCATATGGGCCGTCCTAAGGGACAAGTGGTTGAGTCCTTGCGTTTAACAGCAGCAGCAGAACGTCTATCTGAACTTCTTGGCAAAAAAGTGATCAAAGCAGATGAGTCTGTAGGCGCAGCTGTGGAATCACAAATTGCTGAAATGAATGAAGGCGACGTGTTATTACTTGAGAATGTCCGTTTCCATGCTGGAGAAGAGAAGAACGATGTTGAATTGGCTAAGCAATTTGCTAAACTTGCTGATTTGTTTGTCAATGATGCTTTCGGTGCAGCTCACCGCGCGCACTCTTCGACTGAAGGAATCGCGCATCATTTGCCAGCTGTATCTGGTTTGTTGATGGAAAGAGAATTGTCTGTATTAGGCAAAGCAATTCTAGATCCTGAACGTCCATTTACTGCAATCATTGGTGGGTCCAAGGTTAAGGACAAAATCGATGTCATTGATAACCTGTTGAACATCGCAGATAACGTTCTAATCGGTGGCGGTCTGTCCTATACGTTCATGAAAGCTCAAGGATATGAAATCGGATTGTCTTTGTGTGATGATGATAAATTGGACGCAGCGCTTGGGTTTATACAAAAAGCGAAGGATCTTGGCAAGAACTTCTATCTTCCTGAAGATATCGTTATTGCAGATGATTTCAAAGCAGACGCTAACAAGGACACTGTGGATGTCGGCAATATCCCTGATGGTTGGGAAGGCGTGGACATTGGGCCTAAGACACGTGCCAAATATGCTGAAATCATTAAGAACTCTAAGCTAGTTGTATGGAACGGACCTATGGGCGTTTTTGAACTTGAGCCTTTCTCTCATGGTACACGTGAAGTAGCAG
The nucleotide sequence above comes from Paenibacillus sp. IHBB 10380. Encoded proteins:
- a CDS encoding phosphoglycerate kinase, encoding MNKKSVRDVEVTGKRVFVRVDFNVPLEDGKITDDKRIRETLPTINYLVERGAKVILASHMGRPKGQVVESLRLTAAAERLSELLGKKVIKADESVGAAVESQIAEMNEGDVLLLENVRFHAGEEKNDVELAKQFAKLADLFVNDAFGAAHRAHSSTEGIAHHLPAVSGLLMERELSVLGKAILDPERPFTAIIGGSKVKDKIDVIDNLLNIADNVLIGGGLSYTFMKAQGYEIGLSLCDDDKLDAALGFIQKAKDLGKNFYLPEDIVIADDFKADANKDTVDVGNIPDGWEGVDIGPKTRAKYAEIIKNSKLVVWNGPMGVFELEPFSHGTREVAEACATTEGYTIIGGGDSAAAAEKFHLADKMDHISTGGGASLEFMEGKALPGVEALNDK